One Acropora palmata chromosome 2, jaAcrPala1.3, whole genome shotgun sequence genomic window, CTTTTAAGTATCCCAGAGTCATTAGTAAATATACACCCTTTTATCACAGACCTGTTTGACGAGTGGTCGATACTGCGCTTGCTTTAATGCAGTTCCATGCTGAAATACATCTctgacaaaaaacaataaagacccaaacttaaaaattacaacaatgaaaaatatcaATGTCCATGCATGCACACATTCTGCGActaagaaaaatgacaaacttCAAAGACATGCCTTTAAATTCTCGTCCACGAATACCTGAACATTTGAAGTTCTGCCCTCGCCAAGTTAACACCACGTACTTTCTCAAACGCATCAGATATCCTGCTTCTGACAGTCTTCTCTAAAATATCAGATCCTTCAACAGTTgaatacaataacaaaaatgtcatttatcGCGACCAAAAACTTCTACTATACTCCACTGACGATATTGCGCCACAACGAACAACAGTGTGACTGGCGGGGAGGGCAAAGGGATACTGCTGGTCTTCTATTGAGGATACTGCGGTACAAATAGACTGCGAGTAGTCTTTAATTTCGGTCAAAGACAGAAGAGCTGGCAAAATCCACGCGCACGCGCGAGACAGCACGCTCTCGCACACGCGCGAGACAGTACAGTACAAAAGGAGGAACAATGAACAAGGTTTTAAACTCTTTTTCTGCAGGAAATGTTTTGAGAGAACTATTATTAAATGCTTAACTATAATTGCGAACTATCATAGAGCTCCACTGATCCTCATCCAACTGGTGACAACGTATTTTACAggtggaaaaaagaaaaaaaacatgtcaaaagaTTATTGTCCAGGGcccggttgttcgaaagccgattaacttaatccaggattagcgtaaacctttgtttcatattttcattttttgccgaaagtttcttttgcttatttttgtttttcaaaattgatttcttttaatgtaaagttttgccGAATATCAGCGTTGAAGACGTTGAACAACATCTTGGGGCAGAGAAGTAAACTCCTTGgttaacttttaatctgagaTTAGTGTTAATCGGTTTTTGAACAACGGGGCCCAGGATTGCagattattgttgtttttcaatgggATATTGCTCAGAGGATCAAACTTACCTAGAAATGACTCACTGCTGCATTTGAGTTCCCCGCTAAGTATACTGTTAATCATCATGCTCTGCAGGTGATAAAACCCAATAATCAGTTCACAAAGATCCACAGATGGAAAATTGTCGTGATTTTGAAGACTAGTGCATAGTGGTTAACACATTGGTGGGTAATCCACTATATAATGAGATTCCCTCTAATTTGGgtctttttcaaaaagtgtcTCCCTGATGCTAACCATACTCAGAGCCATAAGCAAACAGAAGTACACAAAGCTCAAAGGCCTAAGGGGACACTCGGTGAAACCTAGGTGATGGGGAGTGcaaaggactgttgttggtgacCAGCAATactccttctcaggactccaatcatccagatgatctttttcaatcaaggaatgaTAATTCCATTCACTGGTTGAATGCCTTTCTCAGTTGTTTCTTCCACTGTCACCGAGCAACTACAATAAAATCATTTCACGCATAGTTGTGTTCAATGTCATTCCATTATCGTCTCAtagtttcctgttttttttttgtttgttttaaagtgGCTACATATGAACATAAACACATACTATCATTTGCTCCTCTTCAATGGGAGAATTATAACATTCCTGTCCAGTCAATGAATACAGGTAAATCAAGATCAGAAGAATGTCTTCAATGTTGACAAACCTAAGCAAAAACATAGCAAACAATGACAATATCTAGCAATCactataaataataattattattgctgtttattttgtatttttccaacattttccaacaacaaaaaacctATGGGCTACTTTTACATTACATAACTTTAACTTTGAAAACTGGGATACCGGTAAGCTTCAGCCATCTGTGCCCTACATAACTTTAAAATGTCGCATTTCCCAATACTCATCTTAGCAATTCAGTAGCTCTCAAATTAGCCAGTGAACACAGACATATTTCCAGAAGTCATTTCTCTCCTCTCAAAAGGTCAGGGGAGAGAAACGACAGCAGGAAATATACATCTGCATTCACAGGCTATAGTACTCTTAAAATTATAGGCAACAACTTTGAATGACCCAAATCAAGATACATACTTTTGTTGTTTGTCAGCTTGGAATGTCTTCATCACCTGGGATAAAGAACTTTGTGGGCCGTGTTCTGAAACGTGAAGAATCAAAccctaggaaaaaaaacaacagcctTTATATGGTCTTTCCTTATAtatagaataaaaaaaaagaaaacatcattAACAAAACTATAATGTCTTTTGAACAAGCATAAACAGCACCacattaataaaaaatttgaattgcatcaatattattgataAGGTCTTTGTTCTGCTGCATTTTCAATATTGCTCTGTATGGCAATTTGGCAGCTCTAGGAATTGAGACAAATTGGAGTTATTGAATAAGTGTGTATTGCACACAGTTTTTAATGATAGGGAATCCACATATCATCAGTTGCTAGATAGAGTAGCAAATACATCACTCTACAATTCAAGAGGCACAGAGTATGTTAATTACtgttttattgattttcacacaacaataataacaattattattattggtatcTCAAGTATCTTAAGGAATTATTAACTTTGCATTATACAGTCTACTCTTTTACAGGAACTGATATAATTTCATGGTGTACACTTGCATCCACCTCTTATGCTCTTAAAGTACTTTGCCTGCAAAATCTGGAACTCTCTACCTTAAAACATTACAATGGTGCCTTCTTTATCTGGTTTCAAAGGCCTTGTGAAAAGAAGTCTCCTTCAGGCTCAACTGCCGATTACTGCCCTAAGTTTTAacatttaaatttatgtaATGCAGGTAGACATAGACATGGTGTTgattttaagttttgttgttttatattttgtactgttatttttctcaaagATATTAGCTTTTTAGCTACTTTGGAAATTCAAGATAAAATAAAGTCATGTCTACAAGTATGTGTGTAtcaatgcaaaattaatttcaactATTCGGGAAACTTTAATTCTAAGTACAGTGGTGGCAGGGCAGGTAAGCAGTGACAGGTTTTGCCATGCCGACTGCCTTATATTTACATTTGCCGATGCACCTGGAGTTGTTGTGAGTAATTCCTGACTCCTCAGTTATATTTGTAAACAGACGGCTTATCTAACACACCAGTACggattttttaaaactatttgtTGTTAACTCCTATTAGTAGTTtattagtaaataatttaaaaaaaataacatatattattttacattattctTCCAGTTTTAAGTAGACTTCCTAGACGGAGAAACATTATTAGTTATTACAGCAATGAAAAGTAGACTGCACAAGAATCTTGAAGCTTGATCCATTTGAAACCCCCTCTTCCATACAAACACAACTCACTTTTTCTAGTACTTGTAGTTCATCCATATGTGAGATATTTTCACTAGTTAATGCCATTATGGCAGCTCTCACAAGCTGCAAAAGAGCACTGTGTTTTTTCATACATTTTGGCTGGCCTCTGCAAAACACAGGTAATAGTTATTACGATGATGATTGGAAGATAACTTGAATATATTTGTTGCTCTATTtcacaaaataaatataatatcttattattattagatgtTTTGTTCTGTAGTATCACTGGgtatttttacgagttgtgCTGTATTTTGACAAGCCCGTAGGGCAATTCAAAGTAGAAACAATGAGTAAAAATTCTCAGTcttactacacaacaaaacaatatttattatccaacacATCAAATTGTTAAGTCTGTGCAGGATATTTTTTATGGGGAATGCGTCACAGAAGTATGTCAAGTGGAACAGAATTGGCACGGGAAATCCAGctaactgattggtcaacCAAAGGAGAACAAAGCACACtggtttttgtgttttcaaccAAGCTATCACTGgtgcaatttatttcacttttcacaacaCGAAAAAATCGTCTTTTGATCGTCCAAATCacatatcaataattattcaagtttttcactgtaatgtagaaaagaaattcgtttcaacaaacaaaaatttcttttataactTCAATCCAATTTGTCATCTGCACATTGTGAGAAAACCTGTCTAACTGGTCCTCTCGAGTACAAATACTGCATGATATTTATACTTAGTTTGgacattatttttacttataaCATGCAGTTGGATAATAAGATAAGATATCACATCCCCATCTAACTcttcctcatcatcatcattatcatcaccCTTGTAACTATTGTCATTAATTCATGTTACATGCAGTGGCTGTGCAATGACATTTGAATAAGGTGAATCCACCTCttatgtaaataaaataaaaattggtgTTGGGTCTCCAGGAAGTGAATTTGACGAAGACTGTAAAGAGACTTGCTTGATGCCTGCAAATATGCCCAGATATGCACATAATTAGGTGAGTGCTGCATTTTGTAAGCATCACGAAGTTTCCCCTCAACCTTCCTGTTAACTTCACCACCACCTCTGGCAAGAAAAACTGACATTAAAGTTCATAAGTGTCCTGACCCTTGCTAGCACTTCACAATACATGTTTCTGTTCACCTGAAATGTTCTGTCATCATTTTAAGCTGTTCAACTGTGACTTTGCTTTGCACATCTTTGCTAGTTTCTATCAATGATTCTTTGTTCAAAGCTTCCTTAAGTTGCCTTGAAAGATCCACCATAGTTTCCTTGTATTCAAGAACATATAATATAGACTccattattttattgaaaacactTGGCAATTACGTAGTATTTcaataaaacaagaagaaatagTTTCCAAGAAATTAGGACATGCAGGAATGGACATACACAGTTTGCATATTCGTTTCATTCACATAGATGGTGTGTAAACAAAAACGTACAGTAGTTAATGTGATATTCCATGGTATAAGCTGGAAgtgttcaaaatattttgcaacGTGCCATCAAAATATAGTTATTTGTACAGAGGACCCTAAAATCGAAGCCTTTTCTGTAACATTTCATTTATGAGTATTAATGTACTGGCAATTTCCAGCAAGGGGTTAGAAAGGGGGTAGTAGAAATACTATAACTTCCTTCTTCCTGTGCAAACTGGAACAAGCTCCAGACAATTTTGTTGGCCTTAGTCTCATATGCAGCTTTATCTTCCAgacttctgattggctatatggTTATTTAATTCAGGTAAATTACCTGTTAGTTTGAGGGAGATTACCATGCTATTACAGTACCTTTTGTCTCTTGGTTATCATAGAGCAGAGAAGAGCCTGGGTAGAGGGATCTCTAGTATGAGCGAGGCAGCCAGGTGCTACAGTCTGGGGAGTAGTACTGGAACAGAGGTTACATAAGataacaacaataaagaaccaaataatattgaaaaaacaagCATCCAGCATTTAGTGTCATTTTCCTTGGCTTTCCAAGGATGTCACTACTGCCAAGTTGGTGTCCATAGACAGAGACACAGCAGCCATGTTTGTGTCAGGTACATTAACACTCAGGGAACCAGATTCTTGTCTTATGCCAAAGTTTTTTGGTCCttgttcaaaaaaataaaagaccACTGATTGTGCATGTGTGTGAAACccagaaaaaagacaaaaaagacaaGGCTAACTTTGCGATGgcaatataaaaaataatgtaattgttctccataataatttcttatttGGGTTTATAGACCATAAATGGCcaccaataaattattttccacTCTTATCTCAATCTTCCCTTCAAGTCTCACAAgcatgaacaaaattcaaaagaatctCTGCTTGAAATTGATGACAGAAAGGAAGATTAGTACAAAGACAAATGAACAATTTATCGCCCATACTGAGTGTTACTGTCTAATTGAGTAGAAAACTTAACCAAAACAAGAATCCCATTGCCAGTGGGGTTGCAATAGTAAGATTAACTTCATTTTTAGCAGCATTACTTCTTCTGGTACTGTACCcttttatacttttttcaaaaaggtAAGGTAGCATACCTGCCATGGGAACAGAGAGGAGACATGTCCACAGCTACATCACTATTGTGTTGAGGTAACCGGGGCAACAGCTGAATGATTCTGTCAGCAAGAGTGTCACAAGAGTGCCCAGATGGACCCACTAGATCTAGCGTCCTGTCAATCAGAATCAGAGATCCACGGCTCTTTGCACTCTGCAAGAAATAGAGCCAGCAACCCTTAGTTACATGTTACATGCAAAAAGGAAGCATGCAACAAGAATGATTTAAGTgtgtttatattatttttgtatatCCTAATAAGGGTAATGGAGCAACCCTCTATAATCAGCCAAATCCAGATAGAAGAACTTAAATCATGTTTCATAATTGTGTTTCAAAAATatcctttttttgtgttggTGTCCCTAATCCTAGaataatttgaaacttttATTGGATGTATGTCAGGTTCTATCTTCACCCTGATTTACCTTTCTCCTCATTCTTGCTGCTGGTAGGTTTGCTAGTTCTGTGGCGATAACCTTGCTGAGATAGCCAACACCATAACAATCTTCATTCACCTCTAACAGCTCAAACAAATTGTTCAGACCAAATGCAAACATCTGAAAAGTGCAACAGGTCCAAGGCAAAGagcaaaaatttaatattactTTGAACTGTGAAAAAGTTTTCCTACcaaatgatccttgcagtaAAGCATTGATATCATTCAAGTCCTCAGGTCAAACtcacaatattattatctCACATCTTCTTTGTTAAAGTAAAGGGCTGAGCTCACATTTGTGTCCTAGAGGACTCAATGACATATGAGTGCGTAGAGTAATAGTGGTGTATGATGATGGCTTCAAGTTCTGATACAATCATTTCTGAGCTTTCATGCATATCAGACTGTTCCCAGTTTTACTTGATTAACTGGAATAACATGCTTGGAGAAAAGATTTAAGGTTTCTAACTaaaccgcgcaccggtggctcagttagttgagcatcgggctgttaCGCAGGAGGTCGttagttcgactccggccggaccaacactcagggtcttaaaataactgagtagaaagtgctgcctttgtaattacatcagcaaatggttagactttcaagtcttctcggataaggactataaaccgtaggtcccgtctcacaataccttccatgttataagttcaatgtgggatgttaaagaacccacacactattcgaaaagagtagggcgtgaagtttcCCGGTGtggtggctgtcctttgtgttgttcCTCCTGGGTTGGTGCTTTATATAGGGATAACCTCATGCACCTTTCCCCCTTGGACAGAAATctccaagaaaaatgactatgGACTATGGATGAACTAAGACCAGCGATTTGGGAATAAAGATAGAAAGTGGAAATGCTTCATTGTAAAGCAGCACGTGCAACAGCAAAAGACTCGAAAATGTTAAAGTTAATTTCCATTACACTTATTTTGCTTTCCACCAAGTACTAAGTTGACTATATAATGAAGAAGTGATCTAAAGCATCCAGAGAAAGTCTGATTAAAATCAACTGAAATTCATCCCACCACCAAAACCCTTTCCTTGATTCATTTGAGCACATTTTCTGCAGAAACTTCAAGTGGTAGGATAACTCATTATTGCATGCTTTAAGATGTACAGTGAGAGTATATCAGACTGTAGTAAGGTAATAATTCATCAAAACACTCGCCTTAATTTGCAGTTGCAAATTATGAGGTAGCGAAGGCATATCAAAATCATTGAGGTTATCAAACACTCTCTTGTCACCCTAGAAAATCACAAGGTAAATTTAGTtaacaaacaaactaaattATTGTGACAAGACATCAATGACattagtatatatatatttgaaattttcatgatTATCATCACTCAACCTTTCTCACAAACGTAC contains:
- the LOC141872809 gene encoding sec1 family domain-containing protein 2-like isoform X2 encodes the protein MAAKSALERGISSIWQKLLTVVNNAVVYLDSRTAEWVHWCGNLQELFEAGALNVYDISSSRGGNESETKAVFIVGTLLQSETLGLIQSLVQASDFQHCTVLCTVPESVHSFAKRTEVSDASPFGELSQKLREWMGNMYATVDVHYLPLFPAVVCPGLFIAPVFSTFFPLLPSDVPRLQKFLRGIGDKRVFDNLNDFDMPSLPHNLQLQIKMFAFGLNNLFELLEVNEDCYGVGYLSKVIATELANLPAARMRRKSAKSRGSLILIDRTLDLVGPSGHSCDTLADRIIQLLPRLPQHNSDVAVDMSPLCSHGSTTPQTVAPGCLAHTRDPSTQALLCSMITKRQKETMVDLSRQLKEALNKESLIETSKDVQSKVTVEQLKMMTEHFRGQPKCMKKHSALLQLVRAAIMALTSENISHMDELQVLEKGLILHVSEHGPQSSLSQVMKTFQADKQQKFVNIEDILLILIYLYSLTGQECYNSPIEEEQMISMMINSILSGELKCSSESFLEKTVRSRISDAFEKVRGVNLARAELQMFRDVFQHGTALKQAQYRPLVKQIVDGIFNPESPELPDVEFKSHGLKDFIKTGFSLFMNVSKPRPNNHPLLVLFVVGGITCSEVYQIREALAAYHPNTQLLIGSTRLLKANDLFNQIFLQDNLFPALH
- the LOC141872809 gene encoding sec1 family domain-containing protein 2-like isoform X1, which gives rise to MAAKSALERGISSIWQKLLTVVNNAVVYLDSRTAEWVHWCGNLQELFEAGALNVYDISSSRGGNESETKAVFIVGTLLQSETLGLIQSLVQASDFQHCTVLCTVPESVHSFAKRTEVSDASPFGELSQKLREWMGNMYATVDVHYLPLFPAVVCPGLFIAPVFSTFFPLLPSDVPRLQKFLRGIGDKRVFDNLNDFDMPSLPHNLQLQIKMFAFGLNNLFELLEVNEDCYGVGYLSKVIATELANLPAARMRRKSAKSRGSLILIDRTLDLVGPSGHSCDTLADRIIQLLPRLPQHNSDVAVDMSPLCSHGSTTPQTVAPGCLAHTRDPSTQALLCSMITKRQKETMVDLSRQLKEALNKESLIETSKDVQSKVTVEQLKMMTEHFRGQPKCMKKHSALLQLVRAAIMALTSENISHMDELQVLEKGLILHVSEHGPQSSLSQVMKTFQADKQQKFVNIEDILLILIYLYSLTGQECYNSPIEEEQMISMMINSILSGELKCSSESFLGSDILEKTVRSRISDAFEKVRGVNLARAELQMFRDVFQHGTALKQAQYRPLVKQIVDGIFNPESPELPDVEFKSHGLKDFIKTGFSLFMNVSKPRPNNHPLLVLFVVGGITCSEVYQIREALAAYHPNTQLLIGSTRLLKANDLFNQIFLQDNLFPALH
- the LOC141872809 gene encoding sec1 family domain-containing protein 2-like isoform X3, encoding MDGKYVCYCGCSLPAIIPCCGVSWPLHCSCILNILSVTAFRCSETAKVSSRHCTFVRKGDKRVFDNLNDFDMPSLPHNLQLQIKMFAFGLNNLFELLEVNEDCYGVGYLSKVIATELANLPAARMRRKSAKSRGSLILIDRTLDLVGPSGHSCDTLADRIIQLLPRLPQHNSDVAVDMSPLCSHGSTTPQTVAPGCLAHTRDPSTQALLCSMITKRQKETMVDLSRQLKEALNKESLIETSKDVQSKVTVEQLKMMTEHFRGQPKCMKKHSALLQLVRAAIMALTSENISHMDELQVLEKGLILHVSEHGPQSSLSQVMKTFQADKQQKFVNIEDILLILIYLYSLTGQECYNSPIEEEQMISMMINSILSGELKCSSESFLGSDILEKTVRSRISDAFEKVRGVNLARAELQMFRDVFQHGTALKQAQYRPLVKQIVDGIFNPESPELPDVEFKSHGLKDFIKTGFSLFMNVSKPRPNNHPLLVLFVVGGITCSEVYQIREALAAYHPNTQLLIGSTRLLKANDLFNQIFLQDNLFPALH